In the genome of Nocardioides seonyuensis, one region contains:
- the meaB gene encoding methylmalonyl Co-A mutase-associated GTPase MeaB — MARAVDVAALVEGIRSGRRAAVSRAITLVESSRPDHRQAARELLTELATPVVEEGRSGVTRPLATRVGISGVPGVGKSTFIESLGTRLTAAGHHVGVLAVDPSSVRTGGSVLGDKTRMAALATDPRAFIRPSPSAGTLGGVARATSQAMQVLEAASYDVVLVETVGVGQSEITVAGMVDTFLFLTLARTGDQLQGIKKGILEIADVLAVNKADEQHEGEARVAARELAGALRLVRGKGEWAPPVTTCSGLTGDGVDDVWERVLAHREHLGEAGLARKRAEQQLDFTWALVRDELDQRLRSSAAVAAIRDEVRAAVLSGELPAALAADRILEAYDSPSN, encoded by the coding sequence ATGGCCCGTGCCGTGGACGTCGCGGCGCTGGTCGAGGGCATCCGCTCCGGCCGGCGCGCGGCGGTCTCGCGCGCGATCACCCTCGTGGAGTCGTCGCGTCCCGACCACCGGCAGGCCGCGCGCGAGCTGCTGACCGAGCTCGCCACCCCGGTGGTCGAGGAAGGACGAAGCGGTGTCACGAGACCCCTGGCGACCCGCGTCGGCATCTCCGGGGTCCCCGGCGTCGGGAAGTCCACCTTCATCGAGTCGCTCGGCACCCGCCTGACCGCCGCGGGGCACCACGTCGGCGTGCTCGCCGTCGACCCGTCGAGCGTCCGGACCGGCGGATCGGTCCTCGGCGACAAGACGCGGATGGCGGCCCTCGCCACCGATCCCCGTGCCTTCATCCGGCCCTCACCCTCGGCCGGCACCCTCGGCGGCGTCGCACGGGCGACCAGCCAGGCGATGCAGGTCCTCGAGGCGGCGTCGTACGACGTCGTGCTCGTCGAGACGGTCGGCGTCGGCCAGTCCGAGATCACCGTGGCCGGCATGGTCGACACCTTCCTCTTCCTCACCCTCGCCCGCACCGGCGACCAGCTGCAGGGCATCAAGAAGGGCATCCTCGAGATCGCGGACGTGCTCGCGGTCAACAAGGCCGACGAACAGCACGAGGGCGAGGCCCGGGTCGCGGCGCGCGAGCTCGCCGGGGCACTCCGCCTGGTGCGCGGCAAGGGAGAGTGGGCACCGCCGGTCACGACCTGCTCAGGGCTCACCGGCGACGGTGTGGACGACGTCTGGGAGCGGGTCCTCGCGCACCGCGAGCACCTCGGCGAGGCGGGGCTGGCCCGCAAGCGCGCCGAGCAGCAGCTCGACTTCACCTGGGCGCTGGTGCGCGACGAGCTCGACCAACGGTTGAGGTCGTCGGCGGCCGTGGCCGCGATCAGGGACGAGGTGCGGGCCGCGGTGCTGTCGGGCGAGCTGCCCGCTGCACTGGCCGCCGACCGGATTCTGGAGGCCTACGACTCGCCCAGCAACTAG
- the scpA gene encoding methylmalonyl-CoA mutase, whose product MSIPENFAEVELGLRTPLRPSSTSGGSDAGESWHSPEGIEVKAAYDAGDLDGLDALETWPGLAPFLRGPYPTMYTTQPWTIRQYAGFSTAEESNAFYRRNLAAGQKGLSVAFDLATHRGYDSDHPRVRGDVGMAGVAIDSIYDTRTLFDGIPLDTMSVSMTMNGAVLPVMALYIAAAEEQGVKPEQLAGTIQNDILKEFMVRNTYIYPPKPSMRIISDIFSYTSQNMPRFNSISISGYHMQEAGATADLELAYTLADGVEYIRAGLDAGLTIDQFAPRLSFFWAIGMNFFMEVAKMRAARALWSRLVGDFDPQNPKSRSLRTHSQTSGWSLTAQDVFNNVGRTCIEAMAATQGHTQSLHTNALDEAIALPTDFSARIARNTQLLLQQESRTTEIIDPWAGSYYVEKLTHDLAERAWAHIQEAEAAGGMAAAIEQGIPKMRIEEAAARTQARIDSGQQKVIGVNTYRLPVEDKLDVLRVDNDDVYRQQVAKLERLRAERDDDAVAEALAALTGAAEKGTGNLLELAVDAARAKATVGEISDAMEKPWGRHQAVIRTITGVYRDEAGATGNDKVAQVLRATEEFEAEEGRRPRILVAKMGQDGHDRGQKVVVTAFADLGFDVDVGPLFSTPEEVAQQAVDADVHIVGVSSLAAGHLTLLPALRRALADQGRPDIMVVIGGVIPPDDVPTLHEMGAAAVFLPGTVIADSALDLLARLREQHAG is encoded by the coding sequence ATGAGCATTCCCGAGAACTTCGCCGAGGTGGAGCTGGGTCTCAGGACACCGCTTCGTCCTTCCTCGACCAGCGGTGGCAGTGATGCAGGGGAGTCGTGGCACAGCCCCGAGGGGATCGAGGTCAAGGCGGCCTACGACGCCGGCGACCTCGACGGCCTGGACGCGCTGGAGACCTGGCCCGGGCTGGCGCCGTTCCTCCGCGGCCCCTACCCGACGATGTACACCACCCAGCCGTGGACGATCCGGCAGTACGCCGGCTTCTCCACCGCGGAGGAGTCGAACGCCTTCTACCGCCGCAACCTCGCCGCCGGCCAGAAGGGGCTGAGCGTCGCCTTCGACCTCGCCACCCACCGCGGCTACGACTCCGACCACCCCAGGGTTCGCGGAGACGTCGGCATGGCGGGCGTGGCGATCGACTCGATCTACGACACGCGCACACTGTTCGACGGCATCCCGCTCGACACGATGAGCGTGTCGATGACCATGAACGGCGCCGTGCTGCCGGTCATGGCGCTCTACATCGCGGCGGCCGAGGAGCAGGGCGTCAAGCCCGAGCAGCTGGCGGGGACCATCCAGAACGACATCCTCAAGGAGTTCATGGTCCGCAACACCTACATCTACCCGCCCAAGCCGAGCATGCGGATCATCAGCGACATCTTCTCCTACACCTCGCAGAACATGCCGCGCTTCAACTCCATCTCGATCTCCGGCTACCACATGCAGGAGGCCGGGGCGACGGCCGACCTCGAGCTCGCCTACACGCTCGCCGACGGGGTGGAGTACATCCGTGCGGGGCTCGACGCGGGTCTGACGATCGACCAGTTCGCCCCGCGGCTGAGCTTCTTCTGGGCCATCGGGATGAACTTCTTCATGGAGGTCGCCAAGATGCGCGCGGCCCGCGCGCTCTGGTCGCGACTGGTCGGGGACTTCGACCCGCAGAACCCCAAGTCGCGCTCGCTGCGCACCCACAGCCAGACCTCGGGCTGGTCGCTGACCGCGCAGGACGTCTTCAACAACGTCGGCCGCACGTGCATCGAGGCGATGGCCGCCACCCAGGGCCACACGCAGTCGCTGCACACCAACGCCCTCGACGAGGCGATCGCGCTGCCGACCGACTTCTCCGCCCGCATCGCACGCAACACCCAGCTGCTGCTCCAGCAGGAGAGCCGCACGACCGAGATCATCGACCCCTGGGCGGGCTCCTACTACGTGGAGAAGCTCACCCACGACCTCGCCGAGCGTGCGTGGGCGCACATCCAGGAGGCGGAGGCCGCAGGCGGCATGGCCGCCGCCATCGAGCAGGGCATTCCCAAGATGCGCATCGAGGAGGCGGCCGCCCGCACCCAGGCGCGCATCGACTCCGGTCAGCAGAAGGTCATCGGCGTCAACACCTACCGGCTTCCCGTGGAGGACAAGCTCGACGTCCTGCGGGTCGACAACGACGACGTCTACCGCCAGCAGGTCGCCAAGCTGGAGCGGCTGCGTGCCGAGCGCGACGACGACGCCGTCGCCGAGGCGCTGGCGGCGCTGACGGGTGCGGCCGAGAAGGGCACCGGCAACCTGCTCGAGCTCGCGGTCGACGCCGCGCGCGCCAAGGCCACGGTCGGCGAGATCTCCGACGCCATGGAGAAGCCGTGGGGGCGCCACCAGGCCGTGATCCGTACGATCACCGGCGTGTACCGCGACGAGGCAGGCGCCACCGGGAACGACAAGGTCGCCCAGGTCCTGCGAGCCACCGAGGAGTTCGAGGCCGAGGAGGGCCGCCGGCCGCGCATCCTCGTCGCCAAGATGGGCCAGGACGGTCACGACCGTGGGCAGAAGGTCGTGGTGACCGCCTTCGCCGACCTCGGGTTCGACGTCGACGTGGGCCCGCTCTTCTCCACGCCCGAGGAGGTCGCCCAGCAGGCGGTCGACGCCGACGTGCACATCGTCGGCGTCTCGTCGCTGGCAGCCGGCCACCTGACGCTGCTGCCGGCGCTGCGCCGGGCGCTCGCCGACCAGGGCCGCCCCGACATCATGGTCGTCATCGGCGGGGTGATCCCGCCCGACGACGTGCCGACGCTGCACGAGATGGGCGCAGCCGCGGTGTTCCTGCCCGGCACGGTCATCGCCGACTCGGCGCTGGACCTGCTGGCGCGCCTGCGGGAACAGCACGCCGGCTGA
- a CDS encoding methylmalonyl-CoA mutase family protein — MSGLKEPQEFEPQEGALRLAPDDDVHDASAWEAATAAVLRKARRLGEDDPDSAVWEALARTTLDGIEVPPIGQAADLDGRVTSGRPGRVGAWDVRTPLEGGDAKEVNEAALVDLDNGATSLHLELEPGTDLAVALRGVLLDLAPVSLGRPDPEVSEALAALLDAAAGDPHPANNLSADPATAQAFGDPDDARASEEAFVRTVRRAQALGVLGGVVDGTALHDRGASDAQELGWTMAVGVHYLRLLTRAGLSVDEAAGLLEFRYAATDEQFPTIAKLRAARRLWARVLEASGAGQVPQRQHVVTSRPMMGRYDPWVNMLRSTVAAFAAGAGGADVVTVVPFDERLGRPDAFGRRIARNTSSLLIEESHVAVVTDPAGGSYAVERLTDELAVAGWAELGRIESDGGFGEQALAGVEQRVQQVVDRRNAGIADRSRPLTGISEFPHLGETLPERAPAPERDVRHYAAPYEQMRAEPAEHPVFLATMGSIAAHTARATFVSNLFAAGGVTVEVAGATDGPDAVLAQYAGQRVVCLAGTDAAYDEWGADLVAALRSAGASYVVLAGKPGGRSGIAVEGDDAVDDWAALGVDALAFLGRIREELSR; from the coding sequence ATGAGTGGCCTCAAGGAGCCCCAGGAGTTCGAGCCCCAGGAGGGCGCGCTCCGACTGGCCCCCGACGACGACGTGCACGACGCCTCGGCCTGGGAGGCGGCGACCGCCGCGGTCCTGCGCAAGGCTCGCAGGCTGGGCGAGGACGACCCCGACTCGGCCGTGTGGGAGGCGCTCGCGCGCACGACCCTGGACGGCATCGAGGTCCCCCCGATCGGCCAGGCTGCCGACCTCGACGGGCGCGTCACCAGCGGGCGACCGGGGCGCGTCGGCGCCTGGGACGTGCGCACACCCCTGGAGGGTGGTGACGCCAAGGAGGTCAACGAGGCGGCCCTCGTCGACCTGGACAACGGTGCGACCTCGCTCCACCTCGAGCTCGAGCCGGGCACCGACCTGGCGGTCGCGCTGAGGGGCGTCCTGCTCGACCTCGCCCCGGTGAGCCTGGGCCGACCCGACCCTGAGGTGTCCGAGGCCCTTGCCGCGTTGCTGGACGCAGCCGCCGGCGACCCGCACCCGGCCAACAACCTCTCCGCCGACCCGGCCACCGCCCAGGCGTTCGGCGACCCCGACGACGCCCGGGCGTCCGAGGAGGCCTTCGTCCGGACCGTTCGTCGCGCCCAGGCCCTGGGCGTGCTCGGCGGTGTCGTCGACGGCACCGCGCTGCACGACCGCGGGGCCAGCGACGCCCAGGAGCTCGGCTGGACCATGGCCGTGGGCGTCCACTACCTGCGGCTCCTCACCCGGGCCGGGCTCTCCGTCGACGAGGCCGCCGGCCTGCTGGAGTTCCGTTACGCCGCGACCGACGAGCAGTTCCCGACGATCGCCAAGCTGCGTGCCGCGCGCCGCCTGTGGGCGCGGGTGCTGGAGGCCTCCGGAGCGGGCCAGGTGCCGCAGCGCCAGCACGTGGTGACCAGTCGCCCGATGATGGGCAGGTACGACCCCTGGGTCAACATGCTGCGCAGCACGGTCGCCGCCTTCGCTGCGGGGGCCGGCGGCGCCGACGTCGTGACCGTCGTGCCGTTCGACGAGCGCCTGGGCCGGCCTGACGCCTTCGGCCGCCGCATCGCACGCAACACCTCCTCGCTGCTCATCGAGGAGTCCCACGTGGCCGTGGTCACCGACCCGGCCGGCGGCTCCTACGCCGTCGAGAGGCTCACCGACGAGCTGGCCGTGGCCGGTTGGGCCGAGCTGGGCCGCATCGAGTCCGACGGAGGGTTCGGCGAGCAGGCGCTCGCCGGGGTCGAGCAGCGCGTCCAGCAGGTCGTCGACCGGCGCAACGCGGGCATCGCCGACCGCTCGCGGCCCCTCACCGGGATCTCCGAGTTCCCACATCTCGGCGAGACGCTGCCCGAGAGGGCGCCCGCGCCGGAGCGCGACGTGCGGCACTACGCGGCGCCCTACGAGCAGATGCGTGCCGAGCCGGCCGAGCACCCGGTCTTCCTCGCCACCATGGGCTCCATCGCGGCGCACACCGCGCGCGCCACCTTCGTCTCCAACCTGTTCGCCGCGGGCGGGGTGACCGTCGAGGTGGCCGGTGCCACCGACGGCCCTGACGCGGTCCTCGCGCAGTACGCCGGCCAGCGCGTCGTCTGCCTCGCCGGCACCGACGCCGCCTACGACGAGTGGGGCGCCGACCTGGTGGCCGCGCTGCGCTCGGCCGGGGCGTCGTACGTCGTCCTGGCGGGCAAGCCGGGCGGGCGCAGCGGGATCGCGGTCGAGGGCGACGACGCTGTTGATGATTGGGCTGCCCTGGGGGTGGACGCCCTGGCCTTCCTGGGCCGTATCCGAGAGGAGCTCAGCCGATGA
- a CDS encoding amidohydrolase: protein MPDHPASSLIADVVEKYSDDLISLRRDLHAHPELSWAESRTTECVVTHLEDTGWDVTALDGGGVIADLGEGERLVALRADLDALPVDDLTTDPWKSTVPGVAHACGHDVHTSALVGAGLALSEVASHGLLRGRVRLLFQPAEEVMPGGALHLLGAGALDGVDHVFGLHCDPSLDVGRLGLREGPLTGAADTLSVRVVGKGGHTSRPHLTEDLTFALGKLITELPAILSRRLDPRAGVSVVWGVVRAGSAPNVIPHSGMVSGTVRMLDAVAWADAEHLVRQMVTQIVSPYGVNAEVIYQRGVPPVVNGPSSTPLLGAAVESVLGPHGHVPTSQSLGGEDFGWYLDRVPGAMARLGTRTPGGPTYDLHQGNLRIDEAATGIGARVMAQVAVTALDAEPPHSLR, encoded by the coding sequence ATGCCTGACCATCCTGCCTCCTCCCTGATCGCCGACGTCGTCGAGAAGTACTCCGACGACCTCATCTCCCTCCGCCGCGACCTGCACGCGCACCCCGAGCTCAGCTGGGCCGAGTCACGCACCACCGAGTGCGTCGTGACCCACCTGGAAGACACCGGGTGGGACGTCACGGCCCTCGACGGTGGAGGGGTGATCGCCGACCTGGGGGAGGGAGAGCGCTTGGTGGCGCTGCGCGCCGACCTCGACGCGCTCCCGGTGGACGACCTGACCACCGACCCCTGGAAGAGCACCGTCCCCGGTGTCGCCCACGCGTGCGGTCACGACGTGCACACCAGCGCGCTCGTCGGAGCCGGGCTGGCTCTCTCCGAGGTGGCCTCGCACGGCCTGCTCCGCGGCCGCGTGCGGCTGCTGTTCCAGCCTGCCGAGGAGGTCATGCCGGGTGGTGCCCTCCACCTGCTGGGCGCGGGCGCCCTCGACGGCGTCGACCACGTCTTCGGGCTGCACTGCGACCCCAGTCTCGACGTGGGTCGCCTCGGCCTGCGCGAGGGACCGCTCACGGGCGCTGCGGACACCCTCAGCGTCCGGGTGGTCGGCAAGGGCGGTCACACCAGCCGTCCCCACCTCACCGAGGACCTCACCTTCGCGCTCGGCAAGCTCATCACCGAGCTCCCGGCCATCCTCAGCAGGCGGCTGGACCCGCGCGCCGGGGTCAGCGTCGTGTGGGGCGTCGTACGCGCCGGCTCGGCGCCGAACGTCATCCCCCACTCAGGGATGGTCTCCGGCACCGTGCGCATGCTGGACGCGGTCGCCTGGGCCGACGCCGAGCACCTGGTCCGCCAGATGGTCACCCAGATCGTGTCTCCCTACGGCGTCAACGCCGAGGTGATCTACCAGCGTGGCGTGCCGCCCGTGGTCAACGGCCCGTCGTCCACCCCGCTGCTCGGGGCCGCGGTCGAGAGCGTCCTCGGCCCGCACGGCCACGTCCCCACCAGCCAGAGCCTGGGCGGGGAGGACTTCGGCTGGTACCTCGACCGCGTCCCCGGCGCCATGGCGCGCCTGGGCACCCGCACGCCCGGCGGACCGACCTACGACCTCCACCAGGGCAACCTGCGCATCGACGAGGCCGCCACGGGCATCGGGGCGCGCGTGATGGCGCAGGTCGCCGTCACGGCGCTCGACGCAGAGCCCCCTCACTCCTTGCGGTAG
- a CDS encoding ABC transporter permease, which yields MTTTTETPAAPAPGLAGSPALVPMVSKKTPIIVGVLTLALAIILLRRGKSGDTTFRLARDSDFVQLPDVVLPGMVSAWVLLIVCAVMAGLSVLAYTRTRPTPAWVLAVFAFAWMAGFLCWAAIGGRLSVVSLFASAIALAVPLVFGALGGVLGERAGVVNIAIEGQLLFGAFAAAITASTTGSPWAGLIAAMVAGALIALVLGLFAITYYVDQVIVGVVLNVLVVGLTNFFFRQVLTPNAASLNSPDRLSVIPIPVLGDIPLIGPVLFRQTPLVYLLYGIVALVAFALYRTRWGLRVRAVGEHPMAADTVGIKVNRTRYRTILLAGAIAGLGGAYFSLVSVSGFNREMTGGAGYIALAAVIFGKWDPIRATLAALLFGFASNLQGVLKVLGSPVPSEFMLMLPYVVTIFAVAGLVGRSRPPAADGIPYRKE from the coding sequence GTGACCACCACGACCGAGACCCCCGCGGCTCCTGCGCCCGGGCTCGCCGGGAGCCCCGCCCTGGTCCCGATGGTCAGCAAGAAGACCCCGATCATCGTGGGGGTGCTGACGCTCGCCCTGGCGATCATCCTGCTGCGCCGCGGCAAGTCCGGTGACACCACCTTCCGCCTGGCGCGGGACAGCGACTTCGTCCAGCTGCCCGACGTCGTCCTCCCCGGCATGGTCTCGGCATGGGTGCTGCTCATCGTCTGTGCAGTCATGGCCGGCCTGTCGGTGCTCGCCTACACCCGCACCCGGCCGACCCCGGCGTGGGTGCTGGCCGTCTTCGCCTTCGCGTGGATGGCCGGCTTCCTCTGCTGGGCGGCCATCGGGGGTCGCCTGTCGGTGGTCAGCCTGTTCGCGAGCGCGATCGCCCTGGCCGTCCCCCTCGTCTTCGGCGCCCTGGGCGGCGTGCTCGGCGAGCGTGCCGGCGTGGTCAACATCGCGATCGAGGGCCAGCTGCTCTTCGGGGCCTTCGCCGCGGCGATCACCGCCTCGACCACGGGATCACCGTGGGCCGGGCTGATCGCCGCCATGGTGGCGGGTGCGCTGATCGCCCTGGTGCTGGGCCTCTTCGCCATCACCTACTACGTCGACCAGGTGATCGTGGGCGTGGTGCTCAACGTCCTGGTCGTGGGCCTGACCAACTTCTTCTTCCGGCAGGTGCTGACCCCCAACGCCGCCTCGCTCAACTCCCCCGACCGGCTGTCGGTGATACCGATCCCCGTCCTCGGCGACATCCCCCTGATCGGTCCGGTGCTCTTCCGCCAGACCCCGCTGGTCTACCTGCTCTACGGCATCGTGGCGCTGGTCGCGTTCGCGCTCTACCGCACGCGGTGGGGGCTACGGGTCCGTGCGGTCGGTGAGCACCCCATGGCCGCCGACACGGTCGGCATCAAGGTCAACCGCACGCGCTACCGCACCATCCTCCTCGCCGGCGCGATCGCTGGTCTGGGTGGCGCCTACTTCAGCCTGGTGTCGGTGTCCGGGTTCAACCGCGAGATGACCGGTGGTGCGGGCTACATCGCCCTGGCAGCGGTCATCTTCGGCAAGTGGGACCCCATCCGCGCCACGCTGGCCGCGCTGCTGTTCGGCTTCGCCAGCAACCTCCAGGGCGTGCTGAAGGTCCTGGGCTCGCCGGTGCCGAGCGAGTTCATGCTGATGTTGCCCTACGTCGTGACGATCTTCGCCGTGGCCGGCCTGGTCGGCCGCTCGCGACCCCCCGCGGCCGACGGGATCCCCTACCGCAAGGAGTGA
- a CDS encoding succinate dehydrogenase cytochrome b subunit produces MATTTRTPQLVKGARGARSTIALKLAMAISGLIFVGFVLLHMYGNLKALDGHDAFNDYAHHLRTFGEPMLPYGGLLWIIRLTLIASLVVHVGAAVALWRRAGAARTQKYAVKKNVGSSLSSRTMRWGGLALLLFIVWHLINFTIGKVNISGGETNDPYNLMVDTFDVWWMTVIYLVAMVALGMHLHHGTWSSLQTLGLTNTAEARRRAKAAGWFVAIVIAGGFSVVPVLVLAGIVD; encoded by the coding sequence GTGGCGACCACAACCCGAACCCCTCAGCTGGTGAAGGGGGCGCGCGGCGCGCGCTCCACCATTGCCCTCAAGCTCGCGATGGCGATCAGTGGCCTGATCTTCGTCGGCTTCGTGCTCCTGCACATGTACGGCAACCTCAAGGCGCTCGACGGGCACGACGCGTTCAACGACTACGCCCACCACCTGCGCACCTTCGGCGAGCCGATGCTCCCCTACGGCGGGCTGCTGTGGATCATCCGCCTGACGCTGATCGCGTCCCTGGTGGTGCACGTGGGAGCCGCCGTCGCGCTGTGGCGCCGAGCCGGGGCCGCCCGCACCCAGAAGTACGCCGTGAAGAAGAACGTCGGCTCCTCGCTCTCCTCGCGCACGATGCGCTGGGGCGGCCTGGCGCTGCTGCTCTTCATCGTCTGGCACCTGATCAACTTCACCATCGGCAAGGTCAACATCTCCGGGGGCGAGACCAACGACCCCTACAACCTGATGGTCGACACCTTCGACGTGTGGTGGATGACCGTGATCTACCTCGTGGCGATGGTGGCGCTGGGGATGCACCTGCACCACGGCACGTGGTCGTCGCTCCAGACGCTCGGCCTCACCAACACCGCAGAGGCGCGCCGGCGCGCGAAGGCTGCGGGCTGGTTCGTGGCCATCGTCATCGCGGGCGGCTTCTCCGTCGTCCCCGTCCTCGTCCTCGCCGGCATCGTCGACTAA
- a CDS encoding fumarate reductase/succinate dehydrogenase flavoprotein subunit, whose translation MTETQTRTAASDAADFFTLGEPIADTKAPTNVPIPQVWEERKAHAKLVNPANRRKVKVIIVGTGLAGAAAGATLGEAGYQVESFCYQDSPRRAHSIAAQGGINAAKNYRNDGDSVYRLFYDTVKGGDFRSRESNSYRLAEVSANIIDQCVAQGVPFAREYGGLLDNRSFGGVQVSRTFYARGQTGQQLLIGAYQALERQVAAGTVTTHTRHEMLELIVVDGVAKGIIVRDMVTGEIETHLGDAVVLATGGYGNVYFLSTNAMGSNVTAAWRAHRKGAYMGNPCYTQIHPTCIPVSGENQSKLTLMSESLRNDGRIWVPKNKEDCAKDPREIPEEDRDYYLERIYPAFGNLVPRDIASRQAKYMCDEGRGVGPEVDGVRRGVYLDFADAIERMGRDTVAAKYGNLFDMYTQITAENPYEVPMRVYPAVHYVMGGLWVDYDLESNIEGLFVAGEANFSDQGANRLGASALMQGLADGYFVLPYTIANYLADTRERIDESHPAVVEAKQSVQQRIDHFLSVNGTRSVDSYHKELGQIMWEYCGMERTKEGLTKAIGLIRDLKADFWKNVKVLGTAESLNQSLERAGRVADFFELGELMCIDALNRRESCGGHFRAESQTPDGEAERIDDEFAYVAAWEWAGEDGHMPVLHQEALTYQAIEMKARSYK comes from the coding sequence ATGACTGAGACCCAGACCAGGACCGCAGCCAGCGACGCTGCCGACTTCTTCACCCTCGGCGAGCCGATCGCCGATACCAAGGCCCCCACCAACGTGCCGATCCCGCAGGTGTGGGAGGAGCGCAAGGCCCACGCCAAGCTGGTCAACCCTGCCAACCGGCGCAAGGTCAAGGTCATCATCGTCGGCACCGGCCTGGCCGGCGCCGCGGCCGGTGCGACCCTCGGCGAGGCCGGCTACCAGGTCGAGAGCTTCTGCTACCAGGACTCCCCGCGCCGGGCCCACTCGATCGCCGCGCAGGGCGGCATCAACGCCGCGAAGAACTACCGCAACGACGGCGACTCGGTCTACCGCCTCTTCTACGACACGGTGAAGGGCGGCGACTTCCGCTCCCGCGAGTCCAACTCCTACCGCCTGGCCGAGGTCTCGGCCAACATCATCGACCAGTGCGTGGCGCAGGGAGTGCCCTTCGCCCGCGAGTACGGCGGCCTGCTCGACAACCGCTCCTTCGGCGGGGTCCAGGTCTCGCGCACCTTCTACGCCCGCGGCCAGACCGGCCAGCAGCTGCTGATCGGCGCCTACCAGGCGCTCGAGCGCCAGGTGGCCGCCGGCACGGTCACCACCCACACCCGTCACGAGATGCTCGAGCTCATCGTGGTGGACGGGGTGGCCAAGGGCATCATCGTGCGCGACATGGTCACCGGCGAGATCGAGACCCACCTCGGTGACGCGGTCGTGCTGGCGACCGGCGGCTACGGCAACGTCTACTTCCTCTCCACCAACGCGATGGGCTCCAACGTCACCGCGGCATGGCGTGCCCACCGCAAGGGCGCCTACATGGGCAACCCCTGCTACACGCAGATCCACCCGACGTGCATCCCCGTCTCCGGCGAGAACCAGTCCAAGCTCACGCTGATGTCGGAGTCGCTGCGCAACGACGGGCGCATCTGGGTGCCGAAGAACAAGGAGGACTGCGCCAAGGACCCGCGCGAGATCCCCGAGGAGGACCGCGACTACTACCTGGAGCGGATCTACCCCGCCTTCGGCAACCTCGTGCCCCGTGACATCGCCTCCCGCCAGGCGAAGTACATGTGCGACGAGGGTCGTGGCGTCGGCCCCGAGGTCGACGGTGTGCGTCGCGGCGTCTACCTCGACTTCGCCGATGCCATCGAGCGCATGGGTCGCGACACGGTCGCCGCCAAGTACGGCAACCTCTTCGACATGTACACCCAGATCACTGCGGAGAACCCCTACGAGGTCCCGATGCGCGTCTACCCCGCGGTGCACTACGTGATGGGTGGCCTCTGGGTCGACTACGACCTCGAGAGCAACATCGAGGGCCTGTTCGTCGCCGGCGAGGCCAACTTCTCCGACCAGGGAGCCAACCGCCTCGGTGCGTCCGCGCTGATGCAGGGCCTGGCCGACGGCTACTTCGTGCTCCCCTACACGATCGCCAACTACCTGGCCGACACCCGTGAGCGCATCGACGAGTCCCACCCGGCGGTGGTCGAGGCCAAGCAGTCGGTCCAGCAGCGCATCGACCACTTCCTCAGCGTCAACGGCACCCGCTCGGTCGACAGCTACCACAAGGAGCTGGGCCAGATCATGTGGGAGTACTGCGGCATGGAGCGGACCAAGGAGGGCCTGACCAAGGCCATCGGCCTGATCCGTGACCTCAAGGCCGACTTCTGGAAGAACGTCAAGGTCCTCGGCACCGCCGAGAGCCTCAACCAGAGCCTCGAGCGGGCCGGCCGAGTCGCAGACTTCTTCGAGCTCGGCGAGCTCATGTGCATCGACGCGCTCAACCGTCGCGAGTCCTGCGGCGGCCACTTCCGCGCCGAGTCCCAGACGCCCGACGGCGAGGCTGAGCGCATCGACGACGAGTTCGCCTACGTCGCCGCGTGGGAGTGGGCCGGCGAGGACGGCCACATGCCCGTCCTGCACCAGGAAGCACTGACCTACCAAGCCATCGAGATGAAGGCACGGAGTTACAAGTGA